The following proteins are co-located in the Acipenser ruthenus chromosome 35, fAciRut3.2 maternal haplotype, whole genome shotgun sequence genome:
- the LOC131705139 gene encoding serine-aspartate repeat-containing protein F-like, producing MSRARLRLKSRTRDSDSDSNDSDSDSDPGDSDPGDSDSDDSDPGDSDPGDSDPDDSDPGDSDPGDSDPDDSDLDDADSDDSDSDPGDSDPGDLDPDDSDLDDSDSDDSDSDSDPGDSDPGDSDPADSDSDDSDSDDLDPDDSDPGDSDSDSDPGDSVPGDSDPDDSDLDDSDSDDSDSDSDPGDSDPGDLDPDDSDPGDSDPGDSDSDDSDSDDLDPDDSDPGDSDSDDLDPGDSDPDDLDSDSDPGDSAPGDSDPGDSDSDPGDSDPGDSDPGDSDPGDSDSESDPGDSDPADSDPADSDPADSDPGDSDPGDSDSDDSDPDNSDSDTDPSDSDPADSDPADSDPGDSDPDDSDPDDSDPADSDPADSNPADSDPGDSDPDDLDPDDSDPGDSDPGDLDPGDSDPDDSDSDDSDSDSDPGDSDPGDSDPADSDSDDSDSDDLDPDDSDPGDSDSDSDPADSVPGDSDPDDSDPDDSDSDDSDSDSDPGDSDPGDLDPDDSDPGDSDPGDSDSDDSDSDDLDPGDSDSDDSDPGDSDPGDSDPGDSDSDPADSDPADSDPDDSDPGDSDPGDSDPGDSDSDDSDPGDSDSGDSDSDDSDPGDSDPGDSDPDDSDSDSDPGDSDPDDSDPADSDPDDSDPGDSDPDDSDSDSDPGDSDPDDSDPGD from the exons atgtcacGGGCAC GACTCAGACTCAagtcaaggactcgtgactcggactcagactcaaatgacagtgactcggactcggaccctggtgACTCAGACCCTGGTGACTCAGACTCTGATGACTCGGACCCTGGTGACTCAGACCCTGGTGACtcagaccctgatgactcggaccctggtgactcagaccctggtgactcggaccctgatgactcggaccttGATGACGCAGActctgatgactcggactcggaccctggtgACTCAGACCCTGGTGActtggaccctgatgactcggaccttGATGACTCAGActctgatgactcggactcggactcggaccctggtgACTCAGACCCTGGTGACTCGGACCCTGCTGACTCGGACTctgatgactcggactctgatgacttggaccctgatgactcggaccctggtgactcggactcggactcggaccctggtgACTCAGTCCCTGGTGActctgaccctgatgactcggaccttGATGACTCAGActctgatgactcggactcggactcggaccctggtgACTCAGACCCTGGTGActtggaccctgatgactcggaccctggtgactcggaccctggtgactcggactctgatgactcggactctgatgacttggaccctgatgactcggaccctgGTGACTCGGACTCTGATGACTTGGACCCtggtgactcggaccctgatgacttggactcggactcggaccctggtgactcggcccctggtgactcggaccctggtgactcggactcggaccctggtgACTCGGACCCTGGTGACTCGGACCCTGGTGACTCGGACCCTGGTGACTCGGACTCTGAGTCGGACCCTGGTGACTCAGACCCTGCTGACTCGGACCCTGCTGACTCAGACCCTGCTGACTCAGACCCTGGTGACTCGGACCCTGGTGACTCAGACTCTGATGACTCGGATCCTGATAACTCGGACTCGGACACAGACCCTAGTGACTCGGACCCTGCAGACTCGGACCCTGCTGACTCGGACCCtggtgactcggaccctgatgactcggaccctgatgactcagacCCTGCTGACTCGGACCCTGCTGACTCGAACCCTGCTGACTCAGACCCTGGCGACTCAGACCCTGATGActtggaccctgatgactcggaccctgGTGACTCGGACCCTGGTGACTTGGACCCTGGTGACTCAGACCCTGATGACTCAGActctgatgactcggactcggactcggaccctggtgACTCAGACCCTGGTGACTCGGACCCTGCTGACTCGGACTctgatgactcggactctgatgacttggaccctgatgactcggaccctggtgactcggactcggactcggaccctgctGACTCAGTCCCTGGTGActctgaccctgatgactcggaccctgatgactcagactctgatgactcggactcggactcggaccctggtgACTCAGACCCTGGTGActtggaccctgatgactcggaccctgGTGACTCGGACCCTGGTGACTCGGACTCTGATGACTCAGACTCTGATGACTTGGACCCTGGTGACTCGGACTCTGATGACTCAGACCCTGGCGACTCAGACCCTGGTGACTCAGACCCtggtgactcggactcggaccctgctGACTCGGACCCTgctgactcggaccctgatgactcggaccctgGTGACTCGGACCCTGGTGACTCTGACCCTGGTGACTCAGACTCTGATGACTCGGACCCTGGTGACTCTGACTCTGGTGACTCAGACTCTGATGACTCGGACCCTGGTGACTCGGACCCtggtgactcggaccctgatgactcggactcggactcggaccctggtgactcggaccctgatgactcggaccctgctgactcggaccctgatgactcggaccctggtgactcggaccctgatgactcggactcagactcggaccctggtgactcggaccctgatgactcggaccctggtgactag